A single Methylomonas sp. AM2-LC DNA region contains:
- a CDS encoding class I SAM-dependent DNA methyltransferase, whose amino-acid sequence MLDDIKRTLWAAADKLRANMDAAEYKHLVLGLIFVKYISDTFAARRSELTRRFKDENDEYFLHECDDEMLAAELEDRDYYKEVNVFWVPETARWEALRATAKQADIGKRIDDALSIIEVENPKLKGILDKRYARAQLPDGKLGELVDLVSTIGFGDDPGQARDVLGQVYEYFLGQFASAEGKKGGQFYTPASIVKTLVAVLAPHHGKVYDPCCGSGGMFVQSEKFIEAHGGKLGDVSIYGQESNPTTWRLAAMNLAIRGIDFNLGREPADTFTRNQHSDLRADFILANPPFNISDWWHGSLEGDPRWVYGSPPQGNANYAWLQHMLYQLKPNGRAGIVLANGSMSSSQNSEGEIRKAMVDADVVEVMIALPGQLFFNTQIPACLWFLAKQKTSRQGEVLFIDARKLGKMISRVQTEFTDEVIDRIAGTVAAWRGEDGAGDYQDVPGYCRSVKLAEIAEHGHVLTPGRYVGAEEVEDDDEAFADKMQKLTEKLGEQMAKGAELDQLIRQKIGGLGYEF is encoded by the coding sequence ATGCTGGATGACATAAAAAGGACTCTCTGGGCTGCCGCAGATAAACTACGGGCGAATATGGATGCAGCCGAATACAAGCATTTGGTGCTTGGCCTCATCTTCGTCAAGTATATCTCTGATACCTTCGCCGCTCGTCGGTCAGAATTGACCCGGCGCTTTAAGGACGAAAACGACGAGTATTTCCTGCATGAATGCGACGATGAAATGCTTGCCGCCGAACTGGAAGACCGCGATTACTACAAGGAAGTCAACGTCTTTTGGGTACCGGAAACCGCTCGCTGGGAAGCTTTACGAGCTACCGCCAAGCAAGCGGATATTGGCAAACGTATTGATGATGCTTTATCCATTATCGAAGTCGAAAACCCCAAATTAAAAGGCATACTGGACAAACGATATGCCCGCGCACAATTGCCAGACGGTAAACTCGGTGAACTGGTCGATCTGGTTTCCACTATTGGCTTTGGTGACGACCCCGGCCAAGCCCGCGATGTGCTGGGACAGGTTTATGAATACTTCCTCGGCCAGTTCGCCAGCGCCGAAGGCAAGAAAGGCGGTCAGTTCTATACGCCTGCCAGTATTGTAAAAACATTGGTAGCTGTACTTGCTCCGCATCATGGCAAGGTTTATGACCCCTGTTGCGGTTCCGGCGGTATGTTCGTGCAGTCGGAAAAGTTCATCGAAGCCCATGGCGGCAAGCTGGGCGATGTGTCTATTTATGGTCAGGAATCCAACCCGACTACCTGGCGCTTGGCGGCTATGAATCTTGCCATTCGCGGCATTGATTTTAACCTGGGCCGCGAGCCGGCAGACACCTTCACCCGTAATCAGCACTCGGATTTACGAGCGGATTTTATTCTCGCCAATCCGCCGTTCAACATTAGCGATTGGTGGCACGGTAGTCTTGAAGGCGACCCTCGCTGGGTTTATGGCTCACCGCCGCAAGGCAACGCCAACTATGCCTGGTTGCAGCACATGCTTTATCAGCTGAAACCGAATGGTCGTGCCGGCATTGTGTTGGCTAATGGCTCTATGAGTTCCAGCCAGAACAGCGAAGGCGAGATTCGCAAAGCCATGGTCGATGCCGATGTGGTGGAAGTCATGATTGCCTTACCCGGTCAACTGTTCTTCAATACTCAGATTCCGGCTTGTCTATGGTTTCTCGCCAAACAAAAAACCAGTCGCCAGGGCGAAGTGCTGTTCATTGATGCCCGTAAGTTGGGCAAAATGATCAGCCGGGTGCAGACGGAATTTACCGATGAAGTAATCGATAGAATTGCAGGTACGGTTGCAGCATGGCGTGGCGAAGATGGTGCCGGCGACTATCAGGATGTTCCGGGCTACTGCCGTAGCGTCAAACTGGCCGAAATTGCCGAACACGGTCATGTTCTCACCCCAGGCCGCTATGTTGGTGCTGAAGAAGTGGAAGATGATGACGAAGCTTTTGCCGACAAGATGCAAAAGCTCACTGAAAAGCTGGGCGAACAGATGGCTAAAGGCGCGGAACTCGATCAGTTGATCCGGCAGAAGATTGGAGGACTGGGATATGAATTTTGA
- a CDS encoding tyrosine-type recombinase/integrase has product MKKRGRTRSSDNFPSHIKDPSKLPSHTWFNKSGAGKWMLDFYDAAAGKWRSKRIAGPLATMAEIWQAFDAQEAKSETTFKSLSLDFQNSLAWRDLARSTQDDYLGCHEKIINCKTASGSFGDQPVSKWSVGTVRSYRDFRAEESRSRANKELSYIKRVFSWAYEYEKVKDNPAKGIKKLTVAARKHYAEDDDYNFLLQVAKDSNYWYMPIAMEIAYLCRMRLAEVVDLTDADERPEGLYIRRRKGSKDNITEWNPRLENAWKAAKDMRSKILAEKRIPPRIKPEERPIFISERTGDRLVVSSLKTAKARIDQQAIKKANELGIEFNHFTFHDLKRKGVTDTTGNKQEASGHRNASMLNIYDVKPSLVRPAGE; this is encoded by the coding sequence ATGAAAAAACGTGGCCGTACACGATCTAGTGACAATTTTCCCTCCCATATCAAGGATCCTTCCAAGCTTCCTTCTCATACCTGGTTTAATAAATCCGGCGCTGGCAAATGGATGCTGGATTTCTATGATGCCGCCGCCGGAAAATGGCGATCAAAGCGTATTGCTGGGCCTTTGGCAACCATGGCGGAAATTTGGCAAGCCTTCGATGCGCAAGAGGCAAAATCCGAAACGACTTTCAAGAGCCTGTCCCTCGATTTTCAAAATTCCTTAGCCTGGCGAGATTTGGCTCGTTCGACACAGGACGATTATCTGGGCTGTCACGAAAAGATCATTAACTGCAAAACCGCATCCGGATCATTCGGCGACCAGCCGGTATCGAAATGGTCTGTTGGCACAGTTCGCAGTTATCGGGATTTTAGAGCCGAAGAATCCAGAAGCCGGGCAAATAAGGAGTTATCCTATATCAAGCGAGTCTTCTCATGGGCATACGAATATGAAAAAGTTAAGGACAATCCTGCCAAGGGCATCAAAAAATTAACCGTTGCAGCACGTAAACATTATGCTGAGGATGATGATTACAATTTCTTGCTGCAGGTTGCCAAGGATTCAAATTATTGGTACATGCCTATTGCAATGGAAATTGCCTATCTCTGCCGGATGCGGCTTGCTGAGGTGGTTGATTTGACAGATGCCGACGAACGGCCAGAAGGTTTGTATATCCGCAGAAGAAAAGGCTCTAAAGACAATATAACCGAATGGAACCCACGCTTAGAAAACGCCTGGAAAGCAGCCAAGGATATGCGCAGTAAAATCCTGGCGGAAAAGCGCATACCACCCAGAATCAAACCTGAAGAACGGCCAATTTTTATTAGCGAAAGAACGGGGGATAGATTGGTTGTTTCGTCGTTAAAAACCGCAAAGGCGCGAATCGATCAACAAGCGATCAAGAAAGCCAATGAACTAGGAATCGAGTTTAATCACTTCACTTTTCATGATTTGAAACGAAAAGGCGTAACGGATACGACTGGAAATAAGCAAGAAGCCAGCGGACATCGTAATGCCAGCATGCTGAATATTTATGATGTTAAACCAAGTTTAGTGAGACCTGCCGGTGAATGA
- a CDS encoding DNA-binding protein translates to MSQLVTPILADVRERIIQAANDLYKQAGRQSFPTVDEVRRYARVDMNAASFIMREWRRAQSVQAAPVAVHIPDAMVKANHQMLVALWTQAQELANESLRTAQSAWDTERAELDEMRQELAYAYEAQAAEFDLLKSQAADAAIAHQEAAKLAADELAGIRTELAQSLTRAERAEAQVGEIDRRAADLRTELDRAHEEIYQARSALANQQKLTLSITAESNNTKSELTKALVAAEALVEAHQEQRSIATQELDNQKKQLDQAIQSAANAREHAAELVGKFLAMQEQNAALLARLGPNNDLTLR, encoded by the coding sequence ATGAGTCAATTAGTTACCCCTATCCTCGCCGATGTACGTGAACGCATCATCCAGGCTGCAAACGATTTGTACAAACAAGCCGGTCGGCAAAGCTTCCCAACTGTTGACGAGGTACGACGATATGCCCGTGTAGACATGAATGCGGCTTCTTTTATCATGCGCGAATGGCGACGCGCCCAGAGCGTTCAAGCAGCGCCGGTGGCTGTGCATATACCGGACGCCATGGTTAAGGCAAATCATCAGATGTTGGTTGCGCTGTGGACGCAAGCTCAGGAGTTGGCGAACGAGAGTCTACGGACTGCTCAATCCGCATGGGATACAGAGCGAGCCGAGTTAGATGAAATGCGGCAGGAATTAGCCTATGCTTATGAGGCGCAAGCCGCCGAGTTTGATCTATTAAAATCCCAGGCCGCTGATGCGGCGATTGCGCATCAGGAGGCCGCAAAACTGGCCGCTGATGAGTTGGCCGGAATCCGGACAGAACTAGCCCAGTCATTGACCCGAGCAGAACGTGCAGAAGCACAGGTCGGCGAGATTGATCGCCGGGCTGCCGATCTTCGTACCGAATTGGATAGAGCGCATGAGGAAATATATCAAGCGCGTAGTGCATTGGCCAATCAGCAAAAATTAACATTATCCATCACCGCGGAGAGTAATAACACTAAGTCCGAACTGACCAAAGCGTTAGTGGCTGCCGAAGCATTGGTAGAGGCGCACCAGGAACAGAGAAGCATTGCTACACAAGAGTTGGATAATCAGAAAAAACAACTTGATCAAGCCATACAATCAGCGGCAAACGCCCGAGAACATGCGGCGGAATTGGTTGGTAAGTTTTTGGCGATGCAGGAGCAGAATGCGGCATTGTTGGCACGGTTGGGGCCAAATAACGACCTTACATTAAGGTAA
- a CDS encoding TraI domain-containing protein, with protein MIKKLFNFKTKPGKNKIDKALNKSMPISNDEIFKWTSERNKTIHAFPIEFIINHETNAELIKEIKMATGMAGSHNKDKAEVMLMRPIRQLVNLIHLLPASEFEHFNHPCGLFTLCLEASLRSIHRANRRILTRVTPEIRRENEDLWTYAAFLNGLFSEAIATISNLTVFGEDNLIKWRPTKEPLAQWLCRNNHKQYRIHWKYRPDFFLAYTLADNIIDGEQLQMLQEGVAEPAISSTLVNALHNPANLKNPLTKINSQVVISLKARNMKDHQNQPLAGRHLVYWLTNALEALLKSIIWVAKEEFSPIWGGDDGVFLVWPLAAKNINSTLRDMDCPYIPDTQEKLAEILLDVGIIESNEMNEYLFDIAIPVADSPEKKYLKAVKASRTVNLLFAGRYKALQGNVQC; from the coding sequence ATGATAAAAAAACTATTTAATTTTAAAACTAAACCAGGCAAAAACAAAATCGATAAAGCCTTAAATAAATCCATGCCAATTAGCAATGACGAGATATTTAAGTGGACATCAGAGCGCAATAAAACAATACACGCTTTTCCAATAGAATTTATTATCAACCATGAGACAAATGCCGAATTAATTAAAGAAATAAAAATGGCAACTGGCATGGCAGGTTCGCACAATAAAGATAAAGCGGAAGTCATGCTTATGCGGCCAATCCGGCAGCTTGTTAATTTGATACACTTATTACCGGCATCGGAATTCGAGCATTTCAATCATCCATGCGGATTATTTACATTATGTCTGGAAGCTTCCTTACGATCTATCCATCGTGCAAATCGTCGGATATTAACCCGCGTCACACCCGAAATCAGGCGAGAAAATGAAGATTTATGGACTTATGCTGCATTTCTAAACGGGTTGTTTAGTGAGGCCATTGCGACAATATCGAATTTAACTGTATTTGGTGAAGATAACTTAATCAAATGGCGACCAACAAAAGAGCCACTAGCCCAATGGCTTTGCCGAAATAATCATAAGCAATACCGTATACACTGGAAATATAGGCCCGATTTCTTTTTGGCTTATACTCTAGCTGACAATATTATCGATGGCGAACAGTTGCAAATGTTGCAAGAAGGCGTGGCGGAACCGGCAATATCAAGCACTTTGGTCAACGCGCTACACAACCCGGCCAACCTTAAAAACCCACTCACTAAAATCAATTCACAAGTGGTTATAAGTCTTAAGGCCCGAAATATGAAAGATCATCAAAATCAACCGCTAGCGGGCAGACATCTTGTATATTGGCTGACCAATGCCCTGGAAGCACTATTAAAAAGTATAATCTGGGTGGCTAAAGAAGAGTTCAGCCCTATCTGGGGTGGCGATGATGGCGTTTTTCTGGTTTGGCCGTTGGCCGCCAAAAATATCAATTCCACCCTAAGGGATATGGATTGCCCCTACATACCGGACACTCAGGAAAAACTGGCTGAAATCCTGCTGGACGTTGGAATAATAGAAAGTAATGAGATGAACGAGTATCTGTTCGACATAGCTATTCCTGTTGCCGATAGTCCTGAGAAAAAGTACCTTAAAGCGGTGAAGGCTTCGCGTACTGTCAATTTGCTTTTTGCTGGGCGGTATAAAGCACTGCAAGGGAATGTACAATGCTAA
- a CDS encoding integrase domain-containing protein has product MAKVKVKGETSYSRNYSIGSRDMAIAGQKVVEQRFHGGFQSKRDIGQRWAYFCKWAEPQGIKRMEKISKELVIEYGQALQQELDAGERKSPSSPKNYVSAVNTVMRLATQGEWKTVKPGKDCGIQARSYIPTESKAMSMATHQTAQRAVDDRISSLLGLQRAFGLRFKESCLLNPKLALKEALKDGRITLRAGTKGGKLRRVPCRPCGITALEQAIAVQDGRSLIPKNISYADFQKACYEQARLAEIGFHSERHFYAQDRYREITGAPSPVEAGWSRKERIFQLALYLNISEEEAQKIDAVARLQISLELGHHRVEISNAYLG; this is encoded by the coding sequence ATGGCAAAGGTAAAGGTAAAGGGCGAAACTTCATACAGCCGCAACTACAGCATCGGCAGCCGGGACATGGCGATCGCCGGTCAGAAGGTAGTCGAGCAACGCTTTCACGGCGGATTTCAGTCAAAGCGCGATATTGGTCAGCGCTGGGCCTATTTCTGCAAATGGGCCGAGCCGCAGGGCATCAAACGCATGGAGAAAATCAGCAAGGAACTGGTGATTGAATATGGCCAAGCGCTGCAGCAAGAATTGGATGCCGGCGAACGCAAATCGCCATCTTCGCCAAAGAATTATGTCAGCGCGGTGAACACTGTGATGCGGCTCGCCACCCAAGGCGAATGGAAAACCGTCAAGCCGGGGAAAGATTGCGGGATTCAAGCCAGGTCGTATATTCCAACAGAAAGCAAAGCCATGAGCATGGCAACCCACCAAACAGCACAGCGTGCAGTCGATGACAGAATTTCCAGTTTATTGGGTTTACAACGCGCATTCGGTTTGCGATTCAAAGAAAGCTGTCTTCTCAATCCTAAACTGGCGCTTAAAGAAGCGCTTAAGGACGGTCGCATTACCCTTCGCGCCGGCACAAAAGGCGGAAAGCTACGCCGCGTTCCCTGCCGACCCTGTGGAATAACAGCACTTGAACAAGCAATAGCTGTCCAGGATGGAAGATCGCTTATTCCAAAAAACATCTCCTATGCGGATTTCCAAAAAGCCTGTTACGAACAAGCGCGTCTCGCCGAGATCGGTTTTCATAGTGAACGCCATTTTTATGCTCAAGACCGCTATCGTGAAATAACCGGCGCACCGTCGCCGGTAGAAGCAGGCTGGTCAAGAAAGGAAAGAATTTTTCAATTAGCGCTCTATCTGAACATTAGCGAGGAAGAAGCCCAAAAAATAGATGCCGTGGCCCGATTACAAATCTCGCTTGAATTAGGCCATCACCGCGTGGAGATAAGCAATGCGTACCTTGGCTAA
- a CDS encoding Fic family protein: MASPNKKLAEALRALKRLQVKQHCAIESGDLKDAHRLILVEEGFLRPVMKGWYVCSSPGDQKVDTTAWYASFWPFLSGYLKKRFGKRYCLNVDVSLLIHTQSTIIPKQVTVITKEGGTSVLNLPHGNSLLIYSDPKNLRSTRVDVNGLQALSLPETLCRLGPQSFRNNPREAEIGLNMIRDLGELLAVLLTEEGMTASAGRLAGAFRFIGRSEDADRILQTMKLSKYDVRESNPFEISIPTITLNRERSPYSMRLVSMWAGWRDAVLDNFPKAPGLCHSAENYLSSVDERYVADAYNSLSIEGYKVTDELIERVAKQGWNPDAIQQDQKDRDTLAARGYYQAFQAVKLSITEILTGKNAGQIVRSAHHRWHGELFAPAVTAGILEPYQLAGYRNGPVYIRNSMHTPLPREALIDAMDTLFNLLEQEPEPAVRAVLGHHLFVFIHPYFDGNGRLGRFLMNAMLASGGYPWTIIRVERREAYLYALERASVDGDIAPLTRFIGDEVKQ; encoded by the coding sequence ATGGCAAGTCCAAACAAAAAACTAGCAGAGGCACTACGAGCGCTAAAGCGCTTACAGGTAAAGCAACACTGCGCCATCGAATCCGGTGACCTCAAAGACGCGCATCGCTTGATTTTAGTTGAGGAGGGATTTCTTCGGCCGGTTATGAAGGGATGGTATGTCTGCTCCAGTCCCGGAGATCAAAAAGTCGACACCACAGCCTGGTACGCAAGCTTTTGGCCCTTTCTGTCGGGCTATCTCAAAAAACGCTTCGGCAAACGCTATTGTTTAAATGTGGATGTATCCCTGCTAATCCATACCCAAAGCACCATCATTCCCAAGCAGGTCACTGTCATTACCAAGGAAGGCGGGACTTCTGTTCTCAACCTGCCCCATGGTAATTCGTTATTGATCTACTCAGATCCCAAAAACCTCCGCAGCACCAGGGTCGATGTGAACGGATTGCAGGCGCTATCTTTGCCCGAAACATTATGTAGACTGGGGCCACAGTCTTTCAGGAATAATCCACGAGAAGCTGAGATTGGCCTTAACATGATACGAGACCTTGGGGAATTGCTGGCCGTCTTGCTCACTGAAGAAGGCATGACGGCCTCTGCTGGAAGGTTAGCGGGTGCCTTTCGATTTATCGGTCGTTCTGAGGATGCAGATCGTATTTTGCAGACCATGAAACTCAGTAAATATGATGTCAGGGAGTCCAATCCGTTTGAAATTTCGATCCCCACGATCACTCTTAATAGAGAACGATCTCCCTATTCAATGCGCCTGGTATCAATGTGGGCGGGTTGGCGCGATGCTGTTTTGGACAATTTCCCCAAAGCGCCCGGACTATGCCATTCCGCTGAGAATTACCTATCCAGTGTGGATGAGCGATATGTGGCGGATGCTTACAATTCGCTCTCGATAGAAGGCTATAAGGTTACCGATGAACTTATAGAAAGGGTTGCTAAACAAGGCTGGAATCCAGATGCCATCCAGCAAGACCAAAAGGATCGCGACACGCTAGCTGCTCGCGGTTACTATCAAGCATTTCAGGCCGTTAAACTGAGCATTACAGAAATTCTGACGGGAAAAAATGCCGGACAGATTGTTAGAAGCGCTCATCATCGCTGGCACGGCGAGCTTTTCGCACCTGCAGTAACTGCCGGCATACTCGAGCCCTATCAACTGGCAGGTTACCGCAACGGTCCGGTCTATATCCGAAATTCCATGCATACACCACTACCCCGCGAGGCATTGATAGATGCCATGGATACCTTATTCAATCTGCTAGAACAAGAACCGGAGCCCGCTGTTCGAGCGGTCCTGGGTCATCACCTGTTTGTATTCATTCATCCTTATTTTGACGGCAATGGTCGACTTGGGCGGTTCCTGATGAATGCGATGCTCGCATCGGGTGGATACCCCTGGACCATTATCAGGGTGGAACGTCGCGAAGCTTATCTTTATGCGCTGGAACGGGCCAGCGTTGACGGTGACATCGCTCCCTTAACACGGTTTATTGGTGACGAGGTCAAACAATAA
- a CDS encoding recombinase family protein — MKIGYARVSTNDQDTQLQLDALNSVGCVRIYEEKQSGAKTDRPELQQCLKSLREGDILIVWKLDRLGRSLQHLIETVTDLENRHIGFQSLTENIDTTSPTGKLIFHIFGSLAEFERGLIRERVKAGLAAAKRKGKKFGRPDALNEKDKDMVLAMFNGGAAKIDIARHFNVTRQTIYTILKECDT; from the coding sequence GTGAAGATTGGTTACGCCAGAGTATCGACCAATGATCAAGACACCCAGCTCCAACTAGATGCTCTGAATTCTGTAGGTTGCGTACGGATTTACGAAGAAAAGCAATCCGGCGCAAAAACAGATCGACCAGAATTACAGCAATGCCTTAAGTCCCTCAGGGAAGGGGATATATTAATAGTATGGAAACTGGATCGATTGGGTCGTAGTTTGCAACATCTTATCGAGACTGTGACTGATCTGGAAAATCGCCATATTGGCTTTCAGTCCTTAACGGAAAATATCGATACCACTAGTCCAACTGGTAAATTGATTTTTCACATATTCGGGTCTCTTGCAGAATTTGAGCGTGGTTTGATTCGTGAGCGTGTTAAGGCGGGTTTGGCCGCTGCTAAGAGGAAAGGCAAAAAATTCGGTCGGCCTGATGCGCTCAACGAAAAAGATAAAGATATGGTGTTAGCGATGTTCAATGGTGGTGCTGCCAAAATTGATATTGCCAGGCACTTCAATGTTACCAGGCAAACTATCTATACCATATTAAAAGAGTGCGATACCTGA
- a CDS encoding transposase produces MILPEKSTHPTGEKELSLKKREFATLTADTFDGKIHVEWDPQAQVTPLGQLPFFIQYLKIGHLFEPWVTQCPLKYESNNAPKKVNVLGSLLLLILSGHTRYAHITSLMGDSVNAKLLGMTKVVSDDCARRALNRIDEDDGVPWLQDHLYRCYGPLLSHPWILDTDVTVKPLYGKQEGAVVGYNPHKPGRPSHTYHTYMIANLRLILDVEVQAGNRSSSAYSAPGLWALLEKIPRENWPAFIRGDCDWGSDAIMTEAEQRGVHYLFKLRQSANVKKLILQHHCRSGWERTVDGWEALSTELRLSTWKQSRRVVLVRRRLSRNIVVAPDSRKALPEQLSLLDPAENMAAYEYSVLVTSLDAEVVSIVQHYRDRADCENNFDEIKNQWGWGGFVTQKIKPCRLIARMIALVYNWWSLFVRLAEPDKHYEAIVSRPLLLHGVGKQTSHAGQKTLTITSTHGRASYVRQAYQRVSDFFAVLKTNAPQLTPLQCWYRILSEALKKYLQGTLLRPPDMVSSGI; encoded by the coding sequence ATGATATTGCCTGAAAAATCCACTCACCCAACGGGTGAGAAAGAATTAAGCCTGAAGAAGCGAGAATTTGCCACGTTGACAGCCGATACCTTCGATGGAAAAATCCATGTCGAATGGGATCCGCAGGCGCAAGTCACCCCTTTGGGTCAATTACCGTTTTTCATCCAATATCTCAAAATCGGACACTTATTTGAGCCTTGGGTAACCCAATGTCCGTTGAAGTATGAAAGCAATAATGCGCCGAAAAAAGTCAATGTACTGGGATCGTTACTCCTGTTGATTCTGTCGGGACATACGCGCTATGCGCATATCACCAGTTTAATGGGCGATAGCGTCAACGCCAAATTGCTGGGCATGACAAAAGTCGTGAGTGATGACTGCGCTCGACGCGCGCTGAATAGAATCGACGAGGACGATGGCGTCCCTTGGCTACAAGACCATTTATATCGTTGCTACGGTCCTCTTCTTAGCCATCCGTGGATACTGGATACCGATGTCACGGTCAAGCCTTTATATGGCAAGCAAGAAGGGGCGGTCGTTGGCTACAATCCACATAAACCGGGGCGGCCATCGCATACCTATCACACCTATATGATTGCCAACCTGCGCTTGATTCTGGATGTTGAAGTGCAAGCCGGCAACCGAAGTTCATCGGCCTATTCGGCGCCAGGGTTATGGGCTTTACTGGAAAAAATACCCCGCGAAAACTGGCCGGCGTTTATTCGCGGCGATTGTGACTGGGGTAGCGATGCCATCATGACGGAAGCTGAGCAGCGTGGCGTGCACTACTTGTTTAAACTCCGGCAATCGGCCAACGTTAAAAAGCTCATTCTGCAACACCATTGCCGTTCGGGCTGGGAGCGAACCGTGGATGGTTGGGAAGCGCTATCGACGGAACTCAGACTAAGCACCTGGAAACAGTCGCGTCGAGTGGTTCTGGTGAGGCGTCGGTTATCCAGAAACATCGTCGTGGCGCCGGACTCGCGCAAGGCACTGCCGGAGCAGCTTTCACTGCTGGATCCCGCCGAAAACATGGCTGCTTACGAATACAGTGTCTTAGTGACCTCGCTGGATGCCGAGGTAGTCAGCATTGTTCAACATTACCGGGATCGGGCAGATTGCGAAAATAACTTTGATGAAATCAAAAACCAATGGGGCTGGGGCGGATTTGTGACGCAAAAAATCAAACCTTGCCGATTGATCGCTCGGATGATTGCGCTGGTTTATAACTGGTGGTCCCTATTTGTCAGGCTGGCGGAACCGGACAAGCATTATGAAGCCATTGTCTCCAGACCTTTGCTTCTGCATGGGGTTGGCAAACAAACCAGCCATGCCGGTCAAAAGACACTCACCATAACGAGCACCCATGGCAGGGCGTCTTATGTCAGACAAGCTTATCAGAGAGTTAGCGATTTTTTTGCCGTGCTCAAGACAAATGCGCCGCAGTTAACACCCTTGCAGTGCTGGTACCGGATTTTGAGCGAAGCCCTGAAAAAATATTTGCAAGGAACGCTTTTAAGGCCGCCTGATATGGTGAGTAGTGGGATATAA
- a CDS encoding penicillin-insensitive murein endopeptidase, with protein MYRSGLLALLLFSVVANAAEESICFGSLDNGSLENGWQLPASGKNYSAYSDIGVMIGRNYVHSMIYKVVIDAYAMLETQAPSKVYVYGESGYKEGGKFRPHKTHQNGLSVDFFVPVVDSEGISVKLPTSILNKFGYDIEFVGAGEYKGLKIDYGAMALHLWALKASADKNGVKIWRVIFDNELQKQLFKVPEAKGLSEVMAFSTKKPWVRHDEHYHIDFSVPCLPMR; from the coding sequence ATGTATCGATCAGGTCTTCTAGCGCTATTGCTATTTTCTGTGGTGGCCAATGCGGCTGAAGAAAGTATTTGCTTCGGAAGTCTGGATAATGGAAGTCTTGAAAACGGTTGGCAGCTGCCCGCTAGTGGAAAGAACTATTCTGCATACAGCGATATTGGTGTAATGATAGGTAGAAATTATGTGCATAGCATGATCTATAAGGTTGTTATAGATGCTTATGCAATGCTTGAAACTCAGGCGCCATCAAAGGTTTATGTCTATGGGGAGTCTGGTTATAAAGAAGGCGGCAAGTTTAGACCTCATAAAACGCATCAAAACGGGCTGTCTGTGGACTTCTTTGTTCCTGTCGTAGATAGTGAAGGCATTTCCGTGAAGCTGCCAACTTCTATTTTAAACAAATTTGGCTATGACATCGAGTTTGTTGGTGCAGGCGAATACAAAGGTTTAAAAATTGATTATGGCGCAATGGCTTTGCATCTTTGGGCTTTGAAAGCTTCGGCAGATAAAAATGGCGTAAAAATCTGGCGTGTTATCTTTGACAATGAGCTACAGAAACAACTATTTAAGGTTCCAGAAGCCAAAGGCTTGAGTGAAGTAATGGCTTTTTCTACGAAAAAACCTTGGGTTAGGCATGATGAGCATTATCACATTGACTTCAGTGTTCCATGCCTCCCTATGCGCTAA